A section of the Primulina eburnea isolate SZY01 chromosome 1, ASM2296580v1, whole genome shotgun sequence genome encodes:
- the LOC140826800 gene encoding cytochrome c1-2, heme protein, mitochondrial, with amino-acid sequence MFGGRAIYLLLSERLQSQATLKASPVLSSFISKKMHEEIGSATSKYLRALALFGAGVSGLLSFATMSACDEAEHGLEPPSYPWPHKGILSSYDHASIRRGHQVYQQVCASCHSMSLISYRDLVGVAYTEEETKAMAAEIEVVDGPNDEGEMFTRPGKLSDRFPQPYANEQAARFANGGAYPPDLSLITKARHDGQNYAFALLTGYRDPPAGVSIREGLHYNPYFPGGAIAMPKMLNDGAVEYEDGTPATEAQMGKDVVTFLSWAAEPEMEERKLMGFKWIFVLSLALLQAGYYRRLKWSVLKSRKLVLDVVN; translated from the exons ATGTTTGGAGGTAGAGCGATCTATCTGTTGCTGAGTGAGAGACTTCAGTCACAGGCTACTTTAAAG GCATCTCCTGTTTTATCATCTTTTATTTCCAAGAAAATGCATGAAGAAATTGGATCCGCTACCTCAAAGTACTTGAGAGCTCTAGCCCTCTTTGGAGCAGGTGTATCAGGGCTGCTGAGTTTTGCAACAATGTCCGCTTGTGACGAGGCCGAGCACGGTTTGGAACCCCCTAGCTACCCCTGGCCCCACAAGGGCATCCTGAGTTCATATGACCATGCCTC GATTCGTCGTGGTCACCAGGTTTATCAACAAGTCTGTGCTTCCTGCCATTCCATGTCATTAATATCATATCGTGACTTGGTCGGTGTGGCTTACACAGAGGAGGAAACTAAGGCCATGGCAGCTGAAATTGAGGTTGTGGATGGGCCTAATGATGAGGGAGAGATGTTTACTCGTCCTGGGAAACTCAGCGATCGTTTTCCTCAGCCGTATGCAAATGAACAAGCAGCTAGGTTTGCTAATGGAGGGGCCTATCCTCCAGATTTAAGTCTCATTACCAAA GCTCGCCACGATGGTCAAAATTATGCCTTTGCACTTCTTACAGGATATCGTGATCCTCCTGCTGGTGTTTCA ATTCGTGAAGGACTGCATTATAACCCTTACTTCCCTGGGGGAGCTATTGCTATGCCTAAAATGCTTAATGATGGTGCGGTGGAGTATGAAGATGGTACCCCTGCAACAGAAGCTCAG ATGGGAAAAGATGTTGTGACATTTTTGTCCTGGGCTGCGGAGCCTGAAATGGAAGAGAGAAAACTG ATGGGATTCAAATGGATATTTGTTCTATCGCTTGCACTTCTTCAAGCTGGTTACTACAGGCGGTTGAAGTGGTCCGTTCTCAAATCTCGAAAGCTGGTTCTTGATGTTGTCAATTAG